From Pseudomonas poae, the proteins below share one genomic window:
- the gbcB gene encoding glycine-betaine demethylase subunit GbcB translates to MSNSFLNPVTTQTWANGRHIVRCVKVIQETWDVRTFCFMADQPILFFFKPGQFVTLELEIDGQPIMRSYTISSSPSVPYSFSVTIKRVPGGKVSNWLHDTLHEGQELAVHGPVGLFNAIDFSNPKVLYLSGGVGITPVMSMARWYYDTNANVDMTFIHSARSPKDIIYHRELEHMASRIDNFSLHLICEKHGLGEPWAGYRGYLNHKMLELMVPDFLEREVFCCGPTPYMNAVKRLLEAAGFDMARYHEESFGATPPEARADAVEQAEQAADAPEIDLADLHQVEFIASGKSIRVAPGETVHAAAAKLGLLIPKACGMGICGTCKVMKLGGEVEMDHNGGITEEDEAEGYILSCCSVPKGDVRIEF, encoded by the coding sequence ATGTCCAACAGCTTCCTGAATCCGGTAACCACCCAGACCTGGGCCAATGGTCGGCACATCGTCCGTTGCGTCAAAGTCATCCAGGAAACCTGGGATGTGCGCACCTTCTGCTTCATGGCCGACCAGCCGATCCTGTTCTTTTTCAAGCCGGGGCAGTTCGTCACCCTGGAGCTGGAAATCGACGGTCAGCCGATCATGCGTTCCTACACCATTTCCAGTTCGCCGTCGGTGCCGTACAGCTTTTCGGTGACGATCAAGCGTGTGCCGGGCGGGAAGGTGTCCAACTGGCTGCACGATACCCTTCACGAAGGCCAGGAGCTGGCGGTGCACGGGCCGGTCGGGCTGTTCAATGCCATCGATTTCAGCAACCCGAAGGTGCTGTACCTCAGTGGCGGCGTGGGTATCACGCCGGTGATGTCCATGGCGCGTTGGTATTACGACACCAACGCGAATGTCGACATGACATTTATCCACAGCGCCCGCTCGCCCAAAGACATCATCTATCACCGCGAGCTGGAGCACATGGCGTCGCGGATCGACAACTTCAGCCTGCACCTGATTTGCGAGAAGCATGGCCTGGGCGAACCCTGGGCCGGTTATCGCGGTTACCTGAACCACAAGATGCTGGAACTGATGGTGCCGGACTTCCTGGAGCGCGAAGTGTTCTGCTGCGGCCCCACGCCGTACATGAACGCGGTAAAGCGCCTGCTGGAAGCGGCCGGTTTCGACATGGCGCGCTACCACGAGGAGTCCTTTGGCGCCACGCCGCCGGAAGCGCGTGCGGATGCGGTGGAGCAAGCCGAGCAAGCTGCCGACGCGCCGGAAATCGACCTGGCGGATCTGCACCAGGTGGAATTTATTGCCTCGGGGAAAAGTATCCGCGTGGCACCGGGCGAAACCGTGCACGCCGCCGCCGCCAAACTTGGCCTGTTGATCCCGAAAGCCTGCGGCATGGGCATTTGCGGTACGTGCAAGGTGATGAAGCTGGGCGGGGAGGTCGAGATGGACCACAACGGCGGGATCACCGAGGAAGACGAAGCCGAAGGCTACATCCTGTCGTGCTGCAGCGTGCCGAAGGGCGACGTGCGCATCGAGTTCTGA
- a CDS encoding low specificity L-threonine aldolase: protein MTDKSQQFASDNYSGICPEAWAAMEQANQGHQRAYGDDEWTHRAADGFRNLFETDCEVFFAFNGTAANSLALSSLCQSYHSVICSETAHVETDECGAPEFFSNGSKLLVARTENGKLTPDSIREIALKRQDIHYPKPRVVTLTQATEVGSVYTPEEIRAISVTCKELGLNLHMDGARFSNACAFLGCSPADLTWKAGVDVLCFGGTKNGMAVGEAILFFNHKLAEDFDYRCKQAGQLASKMRFLSAPWVGLLENDAWLKHARHANSCAQLLSSLVADIPGVELMFPVQANGVFLQLSEAAIEALTAKGWRFYTFIGKGGARFMCAWDTEEERVRELAADIREVMGA from the coding sequence ATGACCGACAAGAGCCAACAATTCGCCAGCGACAATTATTCCGGCATCTGCCCGGAAGCCTGGGCCGCCATGGAACAAGCCAACCAGGGCCATCAACGCGCCTACGGCGATGATGAATGGACCCACCGCGCCGCCGACGGTTTCCGCAACCTGTTCGAAACCGACTGCGAAGTGTTCTTCGCCTTCAACGGTACGGCCGCCAACTCCCTGGCGCTGTCCTCGCTGTGCCAGAGCTACCATAGCGTGATTTGCTCGGAAACCGCCCACGTCGAAACCGACGAATGCGGCGCGCCGGAGTTTTTCTCCAACGGCTCCAAGCTGCTCGTCGCCCGCACCGAAAACGGCAAGCTGACCCCGGACTCGATCCGCGAGATCGCCCTCAAGCGTCAGGATATCCACTACCCCAAGCCACGCGTGGTGACCCTGACCCAAGCCACTGAAGTCGGCAGCGTGTACACCCCGGAAGAAATCCGCGCCATCAGCGTGACCTGCAAGGAACTGGGGCTGAACCTGCACATGGACGGCGCACGCTTCTCCAACGCCTGCGCGTTCCTCGGCTGCTCGCCGGCCGACCTGACCTGGAAAGCCGGGGTGGATGTGCTGTGTTTTGGCGGCACTAAAAACGGCATGGCGGTGGGTGAGGCGATCCTGTTCTTCAACCACAAGCTGGCTGAAGACTTCGACTACCGCTGCAAACAGGCCGGCCAATTGGCCTCGAAAATGCGCTTCCTGTCCGCGCCGTGGGTGGGCCTGCTGGAAAACGACGCCTGGCTCAAACACGCACGCCACGCCAACAGCTGCGCACAATTGCTGAGCAGCCTGGTGGCGGATATTCCTGGCGTGGAATTGATGTTCCCGGTACAAGCCAACGGCGTGTTCCTGCAACTCTCGGAAGCCGCCATCGAAGCGTTGACGGCCAAGGGCTGGCGCTTCTACACCTTCATCGGCAAAGGCGGCGCACGCTTCATGTGTGCGTGGGACACCGAGGAAGAGCGCGTGCGCGAATTGGCGGCGGATATTCGCGAAGTGATGGGCGCCTGA
- a CDS encoding TraX family protein — protein sequence MHGTETIPVGRVRDGALDLLKWLALLSMVLDHLRYVGVSLDGLYVPGRLAFPWFCLAIAANLHRVAHAPVTGQWRYLGWLLLFSVISEVPYRMFIDDADTLNVLPTLALGLLVARGWQQKALFDRGLAVIALVAGAVFSTHLMFGFFGVLMPLAMLLVFSRPWYFSVLPGLVCVAANQWQILLSSGTLVAILGLAACLIAPLAGLVLLRHGQNVSPPAMRRWAYTLYPVHFLLLLLVRQIIA from the coding sequence ATGCACGGTACTGAAACGATTCCTGTCGGACGCGTCCGCGATGGCGCCCTGGATTTGCTCAAGTGGCTGGCGCTGCTGAGCATGGTGCTGGACCACTTGCGTTATGTCGGTGTGAGCCTGGACGGCCTGTACGTGCCGGGGCGCCTGGCGTTCCCGTGGTTTTGCCTGGCGATTGCGGCCAATTTGCACCGGGTCGCCCATGCACCGGTGACCGGCCAATGGCGCTACCTGGGCTGGTTGCTGCTGTTCAGTGTGATCAGCGAAGTGCCCTATCGGATGTTTATCGACGATGCCGATACGTTGAACGTGTTACCGACCTTGGCGCTGGGCTTGCTGGTTGCCAGAGGATGGCAGCAAAAGGCGCTTTTTGATCGAGGATTGGCGGTGATCGCCCTGGTAGCAGGGGCTGTATTTTCCACGCATCTGATGTTCGGTTTTTTTGGTGTGTTAATGCCGCTGGCAATGCTGTTGGTGTTCAGCCGCCCATGGTATTTCAGCGTGTTGCCGGGTTTGGTGTGTGTCGCTGCGAATCAATGGCAGATTTTGCTCAGCAGCGGCACGCTCGTGGCGATATTGGGATTAGCCGCATGCCTGATCGCGCCATTGGCAGGATTGGTCTTGTTGCGACATGGGCAAAACGTCTCGCCACCGGCCATGCGCCGCTGGGCCTACACCCTCTATCCCGTGCATTTCCTGTTGCTGCTACTCGTGCGCCAGATCATCGCCTAA
- a CDS encoding serine hydroxymethyltransferase gives MFSKKDQIQGYDDALLAAMNAEEQRQEDHIELIASENYTSKRVMQAQGSGLTNKYAEGYPGKRYYGGCEHVDKVEVLAIERAKQLFGADYANVQPHSGSSANSAVYLALLNAGDTILGMSLAHGGHLTHGAKVSSSGKLYNAVQYGINTDTGLIDYDEVERLAVEHKPKMVVAGFSAYSKTLDFPRFRQIADKVGALLFVDMAHVAGLVAAGLYPNPLPYADVVTTTTHKTLRGPRGGLILAKANEEIEKKLNSAVFPGAQGGPLMHVIAGKAVCFKEALEPGFKAYQQQVIDNAQAMAEVFINRGYDVVSGGTDNHLFLVSLIRQGLTGKEADAALGRAHITVNKNAVPNDPQSPFVTSGLRIGTPAVTTRGFKVGQCIELAGWICDILDNLGDADVEANVAKHVSALCADFPVYR, from the coding sequence ATGTTCAGCAAAAAAGACCAGATCCAGGGATATGACGACGCATTGCTGGCGGCGATGAATGCCGAAGAGCAGCGTCAGGAAGATCATATCGAGCTGATCGCGTCAGAGAACTACACCAGCAAACGCGTGATGCAAGCCCAGGGCAGCGGCCTCACCAACAAGTACGCCGAAGGCTACCCAGGCAAGCGCTACTACGGTGGCTGCGAGCATGTGGACAAGGTTGAAGTGCTGGCCATCGAGCGCGCCAAGCAGTTGTTCGGCGCCGATTACGCCAACGTGCAGCCGCACTCCGGCTCCTCCGCCAACAGCGCGGTGTACCTGGCGCTGCTGAACGCCGGCGACACCATCCTGGGCATGAGCCTGGCCCACGGCGGCCATTTGACCCACGGCGCCAAAGTCTCGTCCTCGGGCAAGCTGTACAACGCCGTGCAGTACGGCATCAACACCGACACCGGCCTGATCGACTACGACGAAGTCGAGCGCCTGGCGGTGGAGCACAAGCCAAAGATGGTGGTCGCCGGTTTTTCGGCCTACTCCAAGACTCTGGATTTCCCACGTTTCCGTCAGATCGCCGACAAGGTCGGTGCGCTGCTGTTCGTCGACATGGCCCACGTTGCCGGCCTGGTCGCCGCTGGCCTGTACCCGAACCCGCTGCCGTATGCGGATGTGGTCACCACCACCACCCACAAGACTCTGCGCGGTCCGCGGGGTGGTTTGATTCTGGCCAAGGCCAACGAAGAGATTGAGAAAAAGCTCAATTCCGCTGTGTTCCCCGGCGCCCAGGGTGGCCCGCTGATGCATGTGATCGCCGGCAAGGCCGTGTGCTTCAAGGAAGCGCTGGAACCGGGCTTCAAGGCTTATCAACAGCAAGTGATCGACAATGCCCAGGCCATGGCCGAGGTGTTTATCAACCGCGGCTACGATGTGGTGTCCGGCGGCACTGATAACCACCTGTTCCTGGTCAGCCTGATCCGTCAGGGCCTCACCGGCAAAGAGGCGGACGCCGCCCTCGGCCGCGCCCACATCACCGTCAACAAAAACGCGGTGCCGAATGACCCGCAGTCGCCGTTCGTGACCTCGGGCCTGCGCATCGGCACCCCGGCGGTGACCACGCGAGGTTTCAAAGTGGGGCAGTGCATTGAGCTGGCCGGCTGGATCTGCGACATCCTCGACAACCTCGGCGACGCCGATGTCGAGGCCAACGTGGCCAAGCACGTGTCTGCCCTGTGCGCTGATTTCCCGGTTTATCGCTGA
- a CDS encoding sarcosine oxidase subunit beta has protein sequence MQRYSGFGLFKHSLSHHENWQKMWRTPTPKKVYDVVIVGGGGHGLATAYYLAKEHGITNVAVVEKGWLGGGNTARNTTIVRSNYLWDESAHLYEHAMKLWEGLSQDLNYNVMFSQRGVYNLCHTLQDIRDSERRVSANRLNGVDGELLNAKQVADEIPYLDCSKNTRYPVLGATVQRRGGVARHDAVAWGFARAADALGVDLIQQTEVIGFRKENGVCIGVETNKGFIGAKRVGVVTAGNSGHMASLAGFRLPIESHPLQALVSEPIKPIIDSVIMSNAVHGYISQSDKGDLVIGAGIDGYNGYGQRGSYPVIEHTIQAIVEMFPVLSRVRMNRQWGGIVDTTPDACPIISKTPVPNMFFNCGWGTGGFKATPGSGNVFAASLAKGEMHPLAAPFSIDRFHNGALIDEHGAAAVAH, from the coding sequence ATGCAACGCTACTCGGGCTTCGGCCTCTTCAAGCACTCACTCAGCCACCACGAAAACTGGCAGAAGATGTGGCGCACGCCGACCCCTAAAAAGGTCTACGACGTGGTTATCGTCGGCGGCGGCGGGCATGGTCTGGCGACCGCCTATTACCTGGCCAAAGAGCACGGCATCACCAACGTCGCCGTGGTCGAGAAAGGCTGGCTGGGCGGCGGTAACACTGCGCGCAATACCACTATCGTGCGTTCCAACTACCTGTGGGACGAGTCGGCGCACCTGTACGAACATGCGATGAAACTCTGGGAGGGTTTGTCCCAGGATTTGAACTACAACGTGATGTTCTCCCAGCGCGGCGTCTACAACTTGTGCCACACCTTGCAGGACATCCGTGATTCCGAGCGTCGCGTCAGCGCCAACCGCCTCAACGGTGTGGACGGCGAACTGCTGAATGCCAAGCAAGTGGCCGACGAAATTCCCTACCTCGACTGCTCGAAAAACACCCGTTACCCGGTACTCGGCGCCACCGTGCAACGGCGCGGCGGCGTGGCCCGTCACGATGCCGTGGCCTGGGGCTTTGCCCGCGCCGCCGACGCCCTCGGCGTGGACCTGATCCAGCAGACCGAAGTGATCGGCTTTCGCAAGGAAAACGGCGTGTGCATCGGCGTGGAAACCAACAAGGGCTTTATCGGCGCCAAGCGCGTCGGTGTGGTCACGGCCGGTAACTCGGGCCATATGGCCTCGCTGGCGGGCTTTCGCCTGCCGATCGAATCCCACCCGCTGCAAGCGTTGGTGTCGGAGCCGATCAAGCCGATTATCGACAGCGTGATCATGTCCAACGCCGTGCACGGTTACATCAGCCAGTCCGACAAGGGCGACCTGGTGATCGGCGCCGGTATCGACGGCTACAACGGCTACGGCCAGCGCGGCTCGTACCCGGTGATCGAACACACCATCCAGGCCATCGTCGAGATGTTCCCGGTGCTGTCGCGCGTGCGCATGAATCGCCAATGGGGCGGCATCGTCGACACCACGCCGGATGCGTGCCCGATCATCTCCAAGACTCCGGTGCCGAACATGTTCTTCAACTGCGGTTGGGGCACCGGTGGCTTCAAGGCCACGCCGGGCTCAGGCAACGTGTTTGCCGCAAGCCTGGCCAAGGGCGAAATGCACCCATTGGCCGCGCCATTCTCCATCGACCGTTTCCACAACGGTGCGCTCATCGACGAACACGGCGCTGCGGCCGTCGCCCACTAA
- a CDS encoding sarcosine oxidase subunit delta, with amino-acid sequence MLHIFCPHCGELRSEEEFHASGQAHIPRPLDPNACTDEEWGDYMFFRDNPRGLHHELWIHAAGCRQYFNATRDTLTYEILETYKIGSKPQFTAKASGEKV; translated from the coding sequence ATGTTGCATATCTTCTGTCCTCACTGTGGCGAACTGCGCTCCGAAGAGGAATTCCACGCCTCCGGCCAAGCGCACATCCCGCGCCCGCTGGACCCGAATGCCTGCACCGATGAAGAGTGGGGCGACTACATGTTCTTTCGCGACAACCCGCGTGGCCTGCACCACGAACTGTGGATTCACGCCGCCGGTTGCCGCCAGTATTTCAACGCGACCCGTGACACCCTGACCTACGAAATTCTTGAAACCTACAAGATTGGCAGCAAGCCGCAATTCACCGCCAAGGCTTCTGGAGAGAAGGTATGA
- a CDS encoding sarcosine oxidase subunit alpha, which yields MSQINRLSNGGRIDRNKVLTFTFNGQSYKGFEGDTLAAALLANGVDIIGRSFKYSRPRGIFAAGAEEPNAVLQIGATEATQIPNVRATQQALYQGLVATSTNGWPNVNNDVMGILGKVGGKLMPPGFYYKTFMYPQSFWMTYEKYIRKAAGLGRSPTENDPDTYDNFNRHCDVLVVGAGPAGLAAALAAARSGARVILADEQEEFGGSLLDSRESLDGKPATEWVASVIAELKALPDVVLLPRATVNGYHDHNFLTIHERLTDHLGDRAPIGVVRQRIHRVRAKRVVLATGACERPLVYGNNDVPGNMLAGAVSTYVRRYGVAPGKKLVLSTNNDHAYRVALDWFDAGLQVVAVADARHNPRGALVEEARAKGIRILTGSAVIEARGSKHVTGARVAAIDVKAHKVTSPGEWLECDLVASSGGYSPVVHLASHLGGKPTWREDILGFVPGEAPQKRVCVGGINGVYGLGDSLADGFEGGVRAASEGGFAPVEGTLPKALSRLEEPTLALFQVPHEKATARAPKQFVDLQNDVTAAAIELATREGFESVEHVKRYTALGFGTDQGKLGNVNGLAIAARSLNVTIPQMGTTMFRPNYTPVTFGAVAGRHCGHIFEPVRYTALQAWHVKNGAEFEDVGQWKRPWYFPRNGEDLHAAVKRECLAVRDSVGLLDASTLGKIDIQGPDAREFLNRIYSNAWTKLDVGKARYGLMCKEDGMVFDDGVTACLADNHFLMTTTTGGAARVLQWLEIYQQTEWPDLKVYFTSVTDHWATMTLSGPNSRKLLAEVTDIDLDKDGFPFMTWKEGLVGGVPARVFRISFTGELSYEVNVQADYAMGVLEQIVEAGKKYNLTPYGTETMHVLRAEKGFIIVGQDTDGSMTPDDLNMGWCVGRTKPFSWIGWRGMNREDCVREERKQLVGLKPIDPTVWLPEGAQLVFDAKQTIPMKMVGHVTSSYAHNSLGYSFAMAVVKGGLKRIGERVFSPQADGSVIEAQIVSSVFFDPKGERQNI from the coding sequence ATGAGCCAGATCAATCGCCTGTCCAACGGTGGTCGCATCGACCGTAACAAGGTCCTGACGTTTACCTTCAACGGCCAGAGTTACAAAGGCTTTGAGGGCGACACTCTGGCCGCCGCCTTGCTGGCCAACGGTGTCGACATCATCGGCCGCAGCTTCAAATATTCGCGCCCACGCGGCATCTTTGCCGCAGGTGCTGAAGAGCCGAACGCGGTGCTGCAGATCGGCGCCACCGAAGCCACCCAGATTCCCAACGTGCGCGCCACGCAACAGGCGCTGTACCAGGGTTTGGTCGCCACCAGCACCAACGGCTGGCCGAACGTCAACAATGACGTGATGGGCATTCTGGGCAAGGTTGGCGGCAAGCTGATGCCGCCGGGTTTCTACTACAAAACCTTCATGTACCCGCAGTCGTTCTGGATGACGTACGAGAAGTACATCCGCAAGGCTGCCGGGCTTGGTCGCTCGCCGACCGAGAACGACCCGGACACCTACGACAACTTCAACCGTCACTGCGACGTGCTGGTGGTGGGCGCAGGCCCTGCCGGTTTGGCCGCTGCACTGGCGGCGGCGCGCAGCGGTGCCCGTGTGATCCTCGCCGACGAGCAGGAAGAGTTCGGCGGCTCCTTGCTCGATTCACGCGAAAGCCTCGACGGCAAGCCCGCGACCGAGTGGGTCGCCAGTGTAATTGCCGAATTGAAAGCCCTGCCGGACGTGGTGCTGCTGCCCCGCGCCACCGTCAACGGCTATCACGACCATAACTTCCTGACCATTCACGAGCGCCTTACCGATCACCTCGGCGACCGTGCGCCGATTGGGGTGGTGCGTCAGCGTATCCACCGCGTACGTGCCAAGCGCGTAGTATTGGCCACCGGTGCCTGCGAGCGCCCGCTGGTGTACGGCAATAACGATGTGCCGGGCAACATGCTGGCGGGAGCAGTCTCCACTTACGTACGCCGTTATGGCGTGGCGCCAGGCAAAAAACTGGTGCTGTCGACCAACAATGATCACGCCTACCGCGTGGCTCTGGACTGGTTCGACGCGGGCCTGCAAGTGGTGGCCGTGGCTGACGCCCGCCACAACCCACGTGGCGCGCTGGTGGAAGAAGCCCGCGCCAAAGGTATCCGCATCCTCACCGGCAGCGCCGTGATCGAAGCCCGCGGCAGCAAGCACGTCACTGGCGCCCGCGTGGCCGCCATCGACGTCAAAGCCCATAAAGTCACCAGCCCAGGCGAGTGGCTGGAGTGCGACCTGGTCGCCAGTTCCGGTGGCTACAGCCCGGTGGTTCACCTGGCCTCGCACTTGGGCGGCAAGCCGACCTGGCGTGAAGATATCCTCGGTTTTGTACCGGGCGAAGCACCGCAAAAACGCGTGTGCGTGGGCGGTATCAACGGCGTCTACGGCCTTGGCGATTCCCTGGCGGATGGTTTTGAAGGTGGCGTGCGCGCCGCCAGCGAAGGCGGTTTTGCACCGGTGGAAGGCACCTTGCCGAAAGCCTTGAGCCGCCTGGAGGAGCCGACGCTGGCGCTGTTCCAGGTGCCCCACGAAAAAGCCACTGCACGCGCACCGAAGCAATTTGTCGACCTGCAAAACGACGTGACCGCCGCCGCCATCGAACTGGCGACCCGTGAAGGTTTCGAGTCGGTCGAGCACGTCAAACGCTACACCGCGCTGGGCTTCGGCACCGACCAGGGCAAACTGGGTAACGTCAACGGCCTGGCCATCGCCGCCCGTTCGCTGAACGTGACCATCCCGCAGATGGGCACCACCATGTTCCGCCCCAACTACACGCCGGTCACTTTCGGCGCAGTGGCGGGCCGTCACTGTGGGCACATCTTCGAGCCGGTGCGCTACACCGCCCTGCAAGCCTGGCACGTGAAAAATGGCGCCGAGTTTGAAGACGTCGGCCAGTGGAAACGCCCATGGTATTTCCCACGCAACGGTGAAGACCTGCACGCCGCGGTAAAACGCGAATGCCTGGCCGTGCGCGATAGCGTTGGCCTGCTGGATGCCTCCACCCTCGGCAAAATCGACATTCAAGGCCCGGATGCCCGCGAGTTCCTCAACCGCATCTACAGCAACGCCTGGACCAAACTCGACGTGGGCAAGGCGCGCTACGGCCTGATGTGCAAGGAAGACGGCATGGTCTTCGACGACGGCGTAACCGCCTGCCTCGCTGATAACCACTTCCTGATGACCACCACCACCGGCGGCGCCGCCCGCGTATTGCAGTGGCTGGAAATCTACCAACAGACCGAATGGCCGGACCTCAAGGTGTACTTCACCTCGGTCACCGACCACTGGGCGACCATGACCCTGTCCGGCCCCAACAGCCGCAAGCTGCTGGCGGAAGTTACCGACATCGACCTGGACAAGGACGGCTTCCCGTTCATGACCTGGAAGGAAGGCCTGGTCGGCGGTGTACCGGCGCGGGTGTTCCGTATTTCGTTTACCGGTGAGCTGTCGTATGAAGTCAACGTGCAGGCCGACTACGCCATGGGCGTGCTGGAGCAAATCGTCGAGGCCGGCAAAAAGTACAACCTGACACCGTACGGCACCGAAACCATGCACGTACTGCGGGCCGAGAAGGGCTTCATTATCGTCGGCCAGGACACCGACGGCTCGATGACCCCGGACGACCTGAACATGGGCTGGTGCGTAGGCCGCACCAAACCGTTCTCGTGGATCGGCTGGCGCGGGATGAACCGTGAAGACTGCGTGCGTGAGGAGCGCAAGCAGCTTGTGGGGCTCAAGCCGATTGATCCGACAGTGTGGCTGCCGGAAGGCGCGCAGCTGGTGTTTGACGCCAAGCAAACGATTCCGATGAAGATGGTCGGCCACGTCACCTCAAGCTATGCGCATAACTCGCTGGGCTATTCGTTTGCGATGGCGGTGGTGAAGGGCGGCTTGAAGCGCATCGGCGAGCGAGTGTTTTCACCGCAGGCGGATGGCAGCGTGATCGAAGCGCAGATTGTGTCTTCGGTGTTCTTTGACCCGAAAGGTGAGCGGCAGAACATCTGA
- the soxG gene encoding sarcosine oxidase subunit gamma family protein, whose translation MTAANVYQQRPTTGAKAESSLHHADLASLVGKGRKNAGVTVREKKLLGHLTLRGDGHDAAFAAGVHKALGIELPGALQVIVKGETSLQWLGPDEWLLIVPSGEEFAAEQNLRAALGDLHIQIVNVSGGQQILELSGPNVRDVLMKSTSYDVHPNTFPVGKAVGTVFAKSQLVIRHTAEDTWELVIRRSFSDYWWLWLQDASAEFGLSVQA comes from the coding sequence ATGACAGCAGCCAATGTGTACCAACAACGCCCCACCACCGGCGCCAAGGCCGAGTCGTCGCTGCACCATGCCGACCTCGCCAGCCTGGTCGGCAAGGGCCGCAAAAACGCCGGCGTGACCGTGCGCGAAAAGAAACTCCTGGGCCACCTGACCCTTCGTGGCGATGGCCACGATGCAGCGTTCGCCGCCGGCGTGCACAAGGCCCTCGGCATCGAGTTGCCCGGCGCCTTGCAGGTGATCGTCAAAGGCGAAACCAGCCTGCAATGGCTCGGCCCGGATGAGTGGCTGCTGATCGTGCCAAGCGGGGAAGAATTCGCCGCCGAACAAAACCTGCGGGCCGCCCTGGGCGACCTGCATATCCAGATCGTCAACGTCAGTGGCGGCCAGCAGATCCTCGAACTCAGCGGCCCGAACGTGCGCGATGTGCTGATGAAATCCACCAGCTACGACGTGCACCCCAACACCTTCCCGGTGGGCAAGGCGGTGGGCACGGTGTTCGCCAAGTCGCAACTGGTGATCCGCCACACGGCTGAAGACACCTGGGAGCTGGTGATTCGCCGCAGCTTCTCGGATTACTGGTGGTTGTGGCTGCAGGATGCCTCGGCCGAATTTGGCCTGAGCGTCCAAGCCTGA
- the purU gene encoding formyltetrahydrofolate deformylase: MSRAPDTWILTADCPSVLGTVDAVTRYLFEQGCYVTEHHSFDDRLSGRFFIRVEFRQPDGFDEQAFRDGLATRGEAFGMIFELTAPNYRPKVVIMVSKADHCLNDLLYRQRIGQLSMDVVAVVSNHPDLKPLADWHQIPYYHFPLDPNDKPSQERQVWQVVEDTGAELVILARYMQVLSPELCRKLDGKAINIHHSLLPGFKGAKPYHQAYNKGVKLVGATAHYINNDLDEGPIIAQGVEVVDHSHYPEDLIAKGRDIEGLTLARAVGYHIERRVFLNANRTVVL, encoded by the coding sequence ATGAGCCGCGCACCCGATACATGGATTTTGACTGCCGACTGCCCCAGCGTGCTCGGCACGGTGGACGCGGTCACCCGCTACCTGTTCGAGCAGGGCTGCTATGTCACCGAGCACCACTCGTTCGATGACCGCCTCTCGGGCCGGTTTTTTATTCGCGTGGAATTCCGCCAGCCCGACGGTTTTGATGAGCAGGCGTTCCGCGATGGGCTGGCCACTCGCGGCGAAGCCTTTGGCATGATCTTCGAGCTGACGGCGCCGAACTACCGGCCAAAAGTGGTGATCATGGTCTCCAAGGCCGATCACTGCCTCAACGACCTGCTGTACCGCCAGCGCATCGGCCAATTGTCGATGGACGTGGTGGCGGTGGTGTCCAACCACCCCGATTTGAAACCGTTGGCCGACTGGCACCAGATTCCCTACTACCATTTCCCCCTGGACCCCAACGACAAACCGTCCCAGGAGCGTCAGGTGTGGCAAGTGGTGGAAGACACCGGCGCCGAACTGGTGATCCTTGCGCGCTACATGCAAGTGCTGTCGCCGGAGCTGTGTCGCAAACTGGATGGCAAGGCGATCAATATCCATCACTCGCTGTTGCCGGGGTTCAAGGGTGCCAAGCCGTATCACCAGGCCTACAACAAGGGCGTGAAACTGGTGGGGGCGACCGCGCATTACATCAACAACGACCTGGACGAAGGCCCGATTATCGCCCAGGGTGTGGAGGTGGTGGATCACAGCCACTATCCCGAGGACTTGATCGCCAAGGGGCGGGATATCGAAGGGCTGACATTGGCCCGGGCGGTGGGGTATCACATTGAGCGGCGGGTGTTTTTGAACGCCAATCGCACGGTCGTTCTTTAG